In Pseudomonas flavescens, the sequence GCGAGGAGTCCATCTTGAAGGCATCACGCACTTGCGGCCCGCGCAGGGCACGGGTATGCCCCGCGAGCAGGGTCAGCTCGGGCGTCAGCGCATAGCGGGCGCTGAGGTTGGGGCTGACGCCGTCTTCACGGAAGCGCTGGTCGTCACGATCATCGAGTTTGTAACGGTCGTAGCGCAGGCCGGCGCCGATCTGCAGGCGCTCGGTCAGTTGCAGGCTGTCCTGCACGTAGAGGCCGAGGATGCTGCCGTCTTCGCTGGTCTCTTCACGATTGCCTTCTGGGCCGAGGGTGCCGCGGTCGTCGCGATAATCGACGCCGTAGGTGAGCGTATGACGCCCCAGGTGGCTGGTGTTGCGCAGGTCGAAACCGCTGCTGCGCGTGCCACCGAAGTACAGGCCGAAACGCCCGTCCTGCTGCAGCTCCACCTCATTGTGGAAGGCGGTCAGCTCGACATCGACAAGGTCGTTGTCCAGCGGTTTGAAAGCGTAATTGAGCGTCCAGGTTTCCCGCTCGCTGCGCATCGGATACAGGCGGTTGAAGCCGCTGGGAATCCACTGCGGGCGCTGGCTGCGCTCGCCGTCGTCGGTGCGCTGCTCGTAGCTCAGGCGCAGGGTCTGGGATTCGCTGAGCTTGCCCACCAGCTTGGTGAAGCCGAGCTTTTGCCGCGCCCCGGTGCCCAGTACGTCGTCGTTGTTGCCGTCCTCGTAATCGTTCTGATCCTGATAGCTGGCCACTGCCAGCGCCGACCAGTTCTCGTTGAAGCGGCCATACAGGCTGGTGCTGCTCTTGTAGCCCTCGGCATTGCTGAAGTAACCGCCCTTGACCAATGCACCGAAGGACTCGCCCTCGCGCAGCAGATCGTCCGGGTCCTTGGTCACGAACCGGATGGCCCCGCCCAGGGCTCCAGGGCCCGCGGTGGCGTCGCCGGTTCCGGCCTGTACCTCGACGCGCTTGAGCAACTCGGGCTCGATGCCGATACGCCCAGTGTGGTGGAAGGTCTGCCCAGCCTGGCTGGCACCGTCGATGGTGATGTTCAGCTGGGTGTCTTCGAAGCCGCGCAGGTAGAGTTTCTGGGCGATCCCTGCACCGCCGCCGACGGTGACTTGCGGGTTGCTCTCGAACACGTCCTGCAGATCGTTGGCCTGCAGACGCTGGATCTGCTCGGCCTCGACGGTTTCAGCGCGCTCGCTGGCCACCGCCGTCACCGAACTGGGCGCCAGCTCGAGCGAGGAAGCAGCGCTCTGCGCCTGAACCTGGCCCATGAAGCTGCCAGCGACCATGGCGCCCAGCAGTGACAGACGATACGGACAACGGTGCATGACTGATCCCTCCCCAAGAAAGATGCAAATATTTCGTATTCGCAAATTCTTATCGAATCCAGCCGAGGGCACGTACAACTTTTACAACTGTTACGACTGCCCGCTTGCCTGCTGCGGCAGGCAGATGGTCAGCTGCAGCCCACCGCCCTCACGATTGCTCGCCCGGATGCTGCCGCCGGTAGCGCGAACCTGCCGCTGCGCCAGTGCCAAGCCCAGGCCGTAGCCGGCACGCTCGCCGCCCACCCGGAAGAACGGCTGGAAGATCCGCTCCAGCCACTGTTCGTCGACGCCCGGGCCCTGATCACGAATCTGCAACTGCCAGGCCTGTTCATCGGCCTGCAGGTCGACCTCGACCACCCCACCTGGCGGCGTGTGGTCGAGGGCATTGCGCACCACGTTCTCGATGGCCTGGCCCAACGCACGATGGCTGCTGCCGGCCAGCACCGCCTCTTCCGGCAGTTGCGCCAGCAACTGGCGATCCGGGTACTCGAAGCGGGCATCATCGAGAATGCTGTCGAGCAGTTCGGTGAGGTCGAGGGTTTCGTCACGCAACTGCGGGCGCTCGTTTTCCAGCCAACTGAGGGTCAGGGCATCCTCGACCAGTTGGCGCATGCCGTTGCAATCGTCACGGATGCGTTCGAGCAGCACGCGACTGTCGGCGCCCTGCTCGGCCAGGCTGACCGCCATTTCGATGCGGGTCAGCGGCGTGCGCAATTCGTGAGACATGTCCGCCAGACGCTGGCGCTGGTCGATGATCAGTTGCCCAGTGCGTTCGGCCATGGCGTCGAAGGTATCCGCCAGACTGGCCAGCTCGTCGTTGCGCGAGCCGAGCAGCGAGCGCACCCGTACGTCGTAGCGGCCATCGCTGAACTGCCGCGTGGCCTGTTCGAGCCGCCGTAGCGGCTGCATCAAATGGCGGTACAGCACCAGGCAGACGATCAGTAGCAGCACCAGCGGCACCACCAGTTGCAGC encodes:
- a CDS encoding TonB-dependent receptor domain-containing protein, with product MHRCPYRLSLLGAMVAGSFMGQVQAQSAASSLELAPSSVTAVASERAETVEAEQIQRLQANDLQDVFESNPQVTVGGGAGIAQKLYLRGFEDTQLNITIDGASQAGQTFHHTGRIGIEPELLKRVEVQAGTGDATAGPGALGGAIRFVTKDPDDLLREGESFGALVKGGYFSNAEGYKSSTSLYGRFNENWSALAVASYQDQNDYEDGNNDDVLGTGARQKLGFTKLVGKLSESQTLRLSYEQRTDDGERSQRPQWIPSGFNRLYPMRSERETWTLNYAFKPLDNDLVDVELTAFHNEVELQQDGRFGLYFGGTRSSGFDLRNTSHLGRHTLTYGVDYRDDRGTLGPEGNREETSEDGSILGLYVQDSLQLTERLQIGAGLRYDRYKLDDRDDQRFREDGVSPNLSARYALTPELTLLAGHTRALRGPQVRDAFKMDSSRNDPNTKAERARTSEVGFEYRLASWELSGKLYETRIEDAVADPIGAPNVYGNIGDLKSEGVLLQTAYHWQRVSAGLSYHHNNARLDGRRLNVYEHNGQGTSLGDTWTTFADYRATDDLTVGWQGRFVESIDSVHTGQGTVSKPGYGVHDLYAEWLPLAADRLTLTLTLKNLFDKQYLDHASNEDFTHIPGFEGVRGSYEPGRELRLGVALRI
- a CDS encoding sensor histidine kinase, whose amino-acid sequence is MNRRLFWKLCIVIAVGSVGLFWIIARVAWQTEERMSFIDAEHQRTLRHYGEQAESLYRGGDHQALERWLNTLQQQERTWAAVVRAEVRPLAGELSERFQEGFGLGRDVSWKIHLYFAENPIMDIPFSDRSASFLIQLPQRMRPGLNWHYAKLLLQLVVPLVLLLIVCLVLYRHLMQPLRRLEQATRQFSDGRYDVRVRSLLGSRNDELASLADTFDAMAERTGQLIIDQRQRLADMSHELRTPLTRIEMAVSLAEQGADSRVLLERIRDDCNGMRQLVEDALTLSWLENERPQLRDETLDLTELLDSILDDARFEYPDRQLLAQLPEEAVLAGSSHRALGQAIENVVRNALDHTPPGGVVEVDLQADEQAWQLQIRDQGPGVDEQWLERIFQPFFRVGGERAGYGLGLALAQRQVRATGGSIRASNREGGGLQLTICLPQQASGQS